The genomic window CAATAAAACAAATACTCGGGCGGATTTCATACCGACGTTCGACAATGTCTTGATACAATTCCATGATATTTTTTTCGTATTCGATTTCAAAAGACACGGCATTCATAGTCCCTCTTTTATTTTTTCGAGCAACATAATAGGCAGAGAAAAGATCAAAAAGAAGTTTTTCCATAAAAAAACGAAAAAAGTACCCGAAGGTACTCCTTTTCGAAATCAATACTTAAGGCACCGAACCGTTAACCCGTTAGCGCGGTTGTTGGAATTGGCGGGATTCACACTCCCAGAGTTGAAGTTGAGGTTCAACGCATTTGTACCACTTACACTACTCGACCAATAGTTCCCGTTACTCCCCTGATTGTTGAAACTGCCATTGGAGTTGTTCCGGTTGCCCGCGACGAAAGAATACCCACTCCACTTCTTGTGCATTGTCGTAACATCACACAAAACTTCCAAAAAAAATGGAAGAAATTCCTTATAAAGAAACCTCTTTATAAGAGGGGTATTGAATTGATTAAGGGCACTCCCGCTTTCACACGTAGCAAAAGACGGCTCTCGCCCACATACAAAGAGCATATCGTTAGGTACAGCTAGCCTCCCATCCGGTAAGTTGTTTGGAAACCAATTCTATGGATTCTTGCAAAACAACAAATTTTTTGAGGCCTATTTGACGAAGATCTTTTAGTATTCGCAATAAAACGCGAATATTTTCAACGCGTTCTCGAGCTAAACTAATATTCTTTTTTCTTTCTAATCGATCTTTATTGGCACGATAAATACACATCATCATCGTAATCGTTTCGTTTTTTATATGCTCACCCAGAGTAAAACGATAATCCCGAGAAAAATTATTCACAACAAGAAAAAGTTCCAGAAGTAAATCATAGCTCGCTTTATATACCGGAAGATTATCGTACGTTGCCATATATTTTTTGAAAAAAATGAATGAAAAATATTTTCTGAAGGAAAAGGGGAAAAACTCAAATTCCGCCTCCGGCGGAACCCCGCCCAAAATGCAGGGGAGTCAAAGCAGAAATCAATTCTTAAGGCACCGAACCGGTAACCCGTTAGCGCGGTCGTAGGAATTGGCGGGATTCACACTCCCAGAGTTGAAGTAGAGGTTCAACGCAAGCGTACCACTTACACTACTCGACCAATAGAACCCGTAACTCCCCTGATTGCCGAAACCGCCACTGGAGCGGTGCCGGTAGCCCGCGACGGATAATTTTAAAGTACTCGCGTACGCGGTAGCGCTATCAGTAATTCCTTCTGCCGAAACAAGAACACTCCATTCTGGTTGAGTAGGAAGGCGGAAACCTGGAGGGCATGGATTATTTGTACCATCGACTCCTTGCCAGAGAGTATTGTTTTGTGGACTTCTCCAATCATAAGGAGAACTGGGAGCAAGAATAAATTGTCCATGTCCAGGAGTATCCAAAGAAGAAAGCGTTCCTGTTGTGGTACTAGTTGTAAGTTGATGTCCATCAGTTCCTCTTCCCCACTGATAATAATGTCCGTAAGATTGCGAATCATTGAATGCTGTAGCTACGCGTGTTGCACCGAGATTTCTGTCGAGCCATACTTTTCCGTCTTTGGCGGTAATAGGACTATAAATTATTCCTTGAAATCCGCAAGGAACTCCGGAAGAAACACTACTACACGAATAAAGACATGTTGTTGAACATACAGATGGTGTAAAACATTCAGTATTGGTCGAACACGTTGCTCCGGGA from Candidatus Moraniibacteriota bacterium includes these protein-coding regions:
- a CDS encoding four helix bundle protein, whose translation is MATYDNLPVYKASYDLLLELFLVVNNFSRDYRFTLGEHIKNETITMMMCIYRANKDRLERKKNISLARERVENIRVLLRILKDLRQIGLKKFVVLQESIELVSKQLTGWEASCT